One part of the Drosophila teissieri strain GT53w chromosome 3R, Prin_Dtei_1.1, whole genome shotgun sequence genome encodes these proteins:
- the LOC122622530 gene encoding dedicator of cytokinesis protein 3 yields MWIPSNNKYGVAIHNWHGEVRFGLALDVGDSVDIVEECKHWYRGSCPRKSRAVGLFPKTYIHIKDLSKIDPVVAECTQVLREWSEIWKRLYVDREAYKFQTLRKVMFSILESRRELLSATMTQDQTLELQMVVVSKIDWGNRKLGLDLVPRDGPLAVDPHGIGIVKLYNVHVSSADNAKASSSRGTLRRKTQRKILTHHLYFCMRDFGHRIGGDDAEVYFFLYDGSHMRPLSERFLVKISKDGFSNYIERLHSNCTVFTDLGAADLNEELHLVAVVMRVGKIIQSDSIKKIEKGGTLGHGPTFRRPFGVGVLSLADIAHFDSSLEQSSDEREYNFKLFQCEEKDFHLLPELIIKKSSGKYSPIQTSQGTQGIVVSLKLLHGGLGQARQEQPLLFQGSTITRKMGFPDVIMPGDVRNDLFLTLERGEFERGGKNTGKNILVTVVVLDVAGNVLTDCLWGASGMESQPQYRSMILYHQNAPSWNEMLRLSVPIDKFSTAHVRFEFRHCSTRDKTEPKLFAFSFARLMDTGGATLGDGQHELYVYKCEDPAKLQASNYLRLQCRPRDAQAKMDCGGCFSRSSKEVFVLRSLLCSTKLTQNADLLSLLQWRTYPETIQDSLTGVLRLNDEELVKFLQDVLDALFAMFSNEEGNSTQHSGLVFHVLVSIFSLLQSNKFQHFRPVMNEYIENHFAAALVYKGLITSVEHMAVFMTKAEHPDPFQKCFGSLEYIFKLLIQSRKLFARATGGQYEDSFKRDLHSLFTALNGMLAVPSYDVIIPTQEALLNSTGVVLEQLKDTLPAPELGMLARNMLDAIPRGAPIRLIQAKLHAVKDLVSGELFHEDDSRTVVLSVACKHLRMHLSRRDELRLCAEILSEILSQLYDLQKEQRDKVTNTLQHDLDSLCKNILGILIRTISIIMEGSNAVLPQLVSCLLGLLQLLDETHYKRYWDELSPNKDPRDLKEFLSKSLLVYEELLTQDWHVFPNDWLVMKLAANDVLRMSLEEFAKPLVYRFLGPQAFDSQLWWSYFSLAVAFLTQPSLQLEQYREPKRLKILHSHGDMRVLMGFQILSMWSQLGEQKLHFIPSMVGPFLEVTLVPEPALRKATLSVFYDMMQCEQAARGSFRLVESELIDKLDLLISENKGDDEYRELFSTILLEKVQVENPNWKEAGIAFIASVTRLLERLLDYRSVMQGEENRDKRMTCTVNLLNFYKNEINRKEMYLRYIYKLHNLHLQAENYTEAGFTLKLYASMLSWDRETQSFAPFDNSGQPEWQRKERLYHEILKYFDKGKCWEKGIPLCKELAQLYETRRFDYNKLSEILIQEAKFFQNILTQLRPEPEYFRVGFYGMGLPLFVRNKQFVYRGLEYERIGAFTQRLQTEFPSAQILGNNSPPDNAILNAPEQYIQISNVRPVGDAQALKTAMVPVPEKIARFYEVNDVTRFIYDRPMYKGTVDKDNEFKSLWIERTILEIASPLPGILRWYEVKQKTMQELTPVEYACEIISNAGKELSELIVQYKRDPKRNINPFSMRLQGTIDANVMGGISKYQEAFFSEQFLKSPQGAGQQANVQRLKVLILEQIQILEQALELHGQLAPSGVQPLHNRLLERFSQLKQSLSGMGRLKRQHSESIVNTPLPPLPTEQRVAQATASSSVNANAHSNYVYDLDEIYTRPGDTVRPVDPLSSYQTLSKESLSIPLEDAAAPPVPNRPRSQNFMANGSIDSPEVPPKRQPTLNSPNAPPLPPRGITPDKRASNPLIFNDFGSGDAVGRRHSQQQQQHGHKYSVVDISYDDPEADQQPHSLPPNFQDGSGGHLSVCFAPNDFRDSGISTTSSRELNHMNLNNLSEDSSSISTITVQHREHCRISSNGSLDYNATASMNITQRESSTSSFDVEDFPVPPPPIPPKSLAVSSNGVNISVDEAHSPHPSTQANTTQLNHSQNPNQYHSTNSHHHQQQQNGDGDGYSTLQHPVNGLGLATLPPPPPAVEAPLPASAIASSSSSHQHDGGTF; encoded by the exons GAGCAGTGCTGATAACGCCAAGGCCTCCTCG AGTCGGGGAACTTTGAGGCGGaagacgcagcgcaagattCTCACCCACCATCTGTACTTTTGCATGCGCGATTTTGGCCATCGGATTGGTGGCGATGATGCGGAGGTCTACTTCTTCCTCTATGATGGCAGTCACATGCGACCGCTGTCCGAACGGTTTCTGGTCAAGATCTCCAAGGATGGTTTCTCCAACTACATTGAACGGTTGCACAGCAACTGCACGGTGTTCACTGATCTGG GTGCCGCTGATCTCAATGAGGAACTTCACCTGGTTGCCGTGGTCATGCGCGTGGGCAAGATCATTCAGTCGGACTCTATCAAGAAGATCGAGAAGGGTGGCACATTGGGTCATGGTCCAACCTTCCGTCGACCATTTGGAGTGGGTGTTCTCTCGCTGGCCGACATTGCGCACTTCGATAGCAGTCTGGAGCAGTCCTCCGATGAGCGGGAGTACAACTTCAAGCTGTTCCAGTGCGAGGAGAAGGACTTTCACCTGCTGCCCGAGCTGATTATCAAGAAGTCGAGTGGAAAGTACTCGCCCATCCAAACGAGTCAGGGAACTCAGGGCATTGTTGTGTCTCTGAAACTCCTGCACGGTGGACTGGGTCAGGCGCGGCAGGAGCAACCGCTGCTCTTCCAGGGCTCTACGATAACCAGGAAGATGGGCTTCCCGGATGTCATCATGCCCGGAGATGTCCGCAACGATCTCTTCCTCACGCTGGAGCGCGGTGAATTCGAGCGCGGTGGAAAGAATACGGGGAAGAATATCCTCGTGACGGTTGTGGTGCTCGATGTTGCGGGTAATGTACTCACCGACTGCCTTTGGGGTGCCTCCGGCATGGAATCCCAGCCGCAGTACCGGTCCATGATCCTGTATCACCAGAATGCTCCCAGTTGGAATGAGATGTTGCGCCTCAGCGTGCCGATCGACAAGTTTTCCACGGCCCATGTGCGGTTTGAGTTCCGGCACTGTTCGACGAGGGATAAGACGGAACCGAAGCTGTTCGCCTTCAGCTTTGCCAGACTAATGGACACCGGTGGTGCCACTTTGGGCGACGGCCAGCACGAGTTGTATGTGTACAAGTGCGAGGATCCCGCGAAGCTTCAGGCCTCCAACTATCTGCGGTTGCAGTGTAGACCTCGCGATGCACAGGCCAAAATGGATTGTGGCGGCTGCTTCAGTCGCAGCTCCAAGGAAGTGTTCGTCCTGCGCTCCCTGCTCTGCTCCACGAAACTGACCCAGAACGCCGACCTTCTATCGCTGCTGCAGTGGCGCACCTATCCCGAAACGATCCAGGACTCGCTGACGGGAGTCCTGCGGCTGAACGACGAAGAGCTGGTCAAGTTCCTGCAGGACGTGCTGGACGCCCTGTTTGCCATGTTCTCCAATGAGGAGGGTAACAGCACCCAGCACTCGGGCCTGGTCTTCCATGTCCTCGTGAGCATCTTCAGTCTGTTGCAGAGCAACAAGTTCCAACATTTTCGCCCGGTGATGAACGAGTACATCGAGAATCACTTTGCGGCCGCATTGGTTTACAAAGGACTCATCACCTCAGTGGAGCACATGGCCGTGTTCATGACCAAGGCCGAGCACCCGGACCCATTCCAGAAGTGCTTCGGTTCCCTGGAGTATATATTCAAGTTGCTAATCCAGTCGAGGAAACTGTTTGCCAGGGCAACAGGTGGGCAGTATGAGGACTCGTTCAAGCGGGACCTCCACTCCCTTTTTACGGCCCTCAATGGAATGCTGGCTGTGCCCTCGTACGATGTCATCATTCCCACCCAGGAGGCACTGCTCAATTCGACGGGAGTGGTGCTGGAACAATTGAAGGACACGCTCCCCGCTCCGGAGTTGGGCATGCTGGCGCGGAATATGCTGGACGCCATTCCCCGGGGAGCTCCCATTCGGTTAATTCAGGCGAAATTGCATGCTGTCAAGGATCTGGTGTCTGGGGAGTTGTTCCACGAGGATG ATTCCCGCACTGTGGTTCTTTCGGTGGCCTGCAAGCACCTGCGCATGCATCTCAGTCGCCGGGATGAGCTGCGTCTGTGTGCTGAGATTCTCTCGGAGATTCTCAGCCAACTGTACGATTTACAGAAGGAGCAGCGCGACAAGGTGACCAACACCCTACAGCACGATCTGGACTCGCTGTGCAAGAATATACTGGGCATACTGATCCGTACCATTAGCATCATAATGGAGGGATCCAATGCAGTGCTGCCGCAGTTGGTTTCCTGTCTCTTGGgcttgctgcagctgctcgacGAGACCCACTACAAGCGCTACTGGGACGAGCTGAGTCCCAACAAAGATCCGCGGGATCTGAAGGAGTTCCTGAGCAAATCACTGCTGGTGTACGAGGAACTGCTGACCCAGGACTGGCATGTGTTCCCCAACGATTGGCTGGTGATGAAGCTGGCCGCCAACGATGTGCTGCGCATGTCGCTGGAGGAGTTCGCCAAGCCGCTGGTCTACAGATTCTTGGGACCCCAGGCCTTTGACTCGCAGCTCTGGTGGAGCTACTTCAGTCTGGCTGTTGCCTTCTTGACACAGCCCTCCCTGCAGTTGGAGCAATATAGGGAGCCCAAGAGGCTGAAGATACTCCACTCGCATGGGGACATGCGAGTGCTCATGGGCTTCCAGATACTCAGCATGTGGTCGCAGCTGGGCGAGCAGAAGCTGCACTTTATCCCATCGATGGTGGGTCCATTCCTGGAGGTCACTTTGGTACCGGAGCCAGCTCTGCGAAAGGCCACTCTTTCAGTCTTTTACGACATGATGCAGTGCGAGCAG GCTGCCCGTGGTTCGTTCCGCCTGGTGGAGAGCGAACTGATTGACAAGCTGGACCTGCTCATCAGCGAGAACAAGGGTGACGACGAGTACAGGGAACTGTTCAGCACCAT CTTGCTGGAGAAAGTCCAGGTGGAGAACCCCAACTGGAAGGAGGCTGGCATCGCTTTCATAGCCTCAGTCACCAGACTTTTGGAGCGCCTTCTGGACTATCGTAGCGTAATGCAGGGCGAGGAGAACCGGGATAAGCGCATGACCTGCACGGTTAATCTGcttaatttttacaaaaacgaaatcaacCGGAAGGAGATGTATCTGAG ATACATCTACAAGCTGCACAACCTGCACCTGCAGGCAGAGAATTACACAGAGGCTGGCTTCACTCTGAAACTGTACGCCTCCATGCTGAGTTGGGATCGGGAGACCCAGAGCTTTGCCCCCTTCGATAATAGTGGTCAGCCAGAGTGGCAGCGCAAGGAGCGTCTATACCACGAG ATCCTTAAATACTTCGACAAGGGAAAATGCTGGGAAAAGGGTATTCCACTGTGCAAGGAGCTGGCTCAACTATACGAAACCCGCCGTTTTGACTACAACAAGTTGAGTGAAATACTAATTCAGGAGGCCAAGTTCTTCCAGAATATCCTTACTCAATTGCGACCAGAACCGGAGTACTTCCGGGTGGGATTCTACGGAATGGGACTGCCACTTTTTGTGCGG AACAAGCAATTTGTGTACCGTGGACTGGAGTACGAGAGAATTGGAGCCTTCACACAGCGACTGCAAACGGAGTTTCCTAGTGCTCAGATCCTGGGCAACAACAGTCCGCCGGACAATGCCATTCTGAATGCTCCGGAACAGTACATACAGATCAGCAATGTAAGACCAGTTGGGGATGCACAGGCCTTGAAGACCGCAATGGTTCCAGTGCCGGAGAAAATAGCTCGTTTCTACGAGGTCAACGATGTGACCCGATTTATCTACGACCGCCCCATGTACAAGGGAACAGTGGACAAGGACAATGAGTTCAAGTCGTTGTGGATAGAACGCACCATTCTAGAGATTGCTAGTCCACTGCCAGGAATTCTACGCTGGTATGAGGTGAAACAGAAGACGATGCAGGAGCTAACGCCGGTGGAGTATGCTTGCGAGATTATCAGCAATGCTGGCAAGGAACTGTCGGAGCTGATTGTGCAATATAAGCGCGATCCCAAGAGGAATATTAATCCCTTCTCCATGCGTCTGCAGGGCACAATCGATGCCAATGTCATGGGCGGTATAAGCAAGTACCAGGAGGCTTTCTTCTCCGAGCAGTTCCTCAAATCGCCACAAGGTGCTGGACAGCAAGCAAATGTCCAGCGGCTGAAGGTACTGATCCTGGAGCAGATCCAGATTCTGGAGCAAGCCCTCGAGCTGCATGGACAGCTGGCGCCCAGTGGAGTCCAGCCTCTGCACAATCGCCTATTGGAACGCTTTTCCCAGCTCAAGCAAAGTTTATCCGGCATGGGCAGACTGAAACGTCAGCACTCCGAGAGCATTGTAAATACTCCTTTACCACCGTTGCCTACAGAGCAGCGAGTGGCCCAGGCGACAGCTTCCTCAAGCGTAAATGCTAATGCCCACAGCAACTATGTATATGATCTCGATGAGATCTACACGAGACCGGGAGACACCGTTCGACCCGTGGACCCACTCAGTTCCTACCAAACGCTGAGTAAGGAGAGTCTGAGCATTCCTCTGgaggatgctgctgctcctccagtgCCAAATCGTCCACGCTCGCAGAACTTTATGGCAAACGGATCCATCGACAGCCCGGAGGTCCCGCCAAAGCGACAACCGACATTAAATTCTCCCAATGCTCCTCCGCTGCCTCCGCGGGGAATTACACCGGACAAGAGGGCGTCGAATCCATTGATTTTCAATGACTTTGGCTCTGGAGATGCTGTGGGTCGTCGCCAttctcagcagcagcaacagcatggCCACAAGTACTCCGTCGTTGATATTAGCTACGATGATCCAGAGGCAGATCAGCAGCCGCACTCGCTGCCCCCGAACTTCCAGGACGGAAGCGGTGGTCACCTGAGCGTCTGCTTTGCCCCCAATGATTTCCGGGACTCCGGCATATCGACGACTAGCTCCAGGGAACTGAACCACATGAATCTCAATAACCTGAGCGAAGACTCATCGTCGATCTCGACCATTACCGTGCAGCATCGGGAACACTGTCGCATCAGCAGCAATGGCAGCTTGGACTATAATGCCACAGCATCAATGAACATAACGCAACGGGAGAGTTCGACTAGTTCGTTTGATGTGGAGGACTTTCcagtgccgccgccgcccattCCGCCCAAATCCTTGGCCGTGTCAAGCAATGGGGTCAACATTTCAGTCGATGAGGCACACTCACCGCATCCCAGCACACAAGCGAACACCACACAACTCAATCACAGTCAGAACCCAAATCAGTATCATTCCACAAACAGTcaccatcatcagcagcagcagaatggagatggcgatggtTATAGCACGTTGCAGCATCCGGTGAACGGGCTGGGGCTGGCTACCcttccaccaccacctcctgcTGTTGAAGCGCCACTACCGGCATCTGCAATCGCCTCATCTTCATCTAGTCATCAGCACGATGGCGGCACTTTTTGA
- the LOC122622089 gene encoding neprilysin-1 — MERLPASACLIFVTLAVGSAAVQGGVFKELTTPLGQQIMRIAKSAEMRSFMDTSVRPCDDFYGYACGNYAAINAATSKKDTSIRQLMFANYLRRVRQVLNEPRISTDRPMEVRVKYFYESCLDTAALRTKQRSHLLGVLREFGGMPAVEGKSWDYVGFDALELMAQLLRRYGKLTLLGVYVVPDHYNSQIKRLQLGQRLDLFESDELANLSKKFALKMRLRNLLGLSEERAGKTAEEIIELESELSRSTFDHRINRDPRLMRRLTTLSDMSDAYGPILNVTRFVTSWLGSEYNLPVFESVPSYLFQVKKILLSTPNHVLANYMLSSLLTDFEITANEEQQKTICHERITELFPDVVDHMVYHSLEQQSPHIANEMRSLWVELKNSFEEMLSSPNIEWLEERTRVELLEKLKGMYFEIAGGQAVNFEELYGDLVVSSADYYGNVQRLLEVKASNLRADLMRESSSINYYYGVTETPIYETETNLVVLPVSYMQHRYLWDDIYPAALMYGTLGFTLAHEMAHGFDDLNRLYDSKGNLNDNWSAQTKVGFELVKNCLADQFSGMRYGNLRLRRLESQAESIADNVGIRIAQSAYRKWLDQVTVEETESLPHMTQSPDQLFFLSAAQFMCSDIYPERRANFVRHNLHPPYEARVFAMMINSPAFAEAFQCSNSTKMNPPNKCLMY, encoded by the coding sequence ATGGAACGCCTCCCAGCTTCCGCTTGCCTAATCTTTGTCACCTTGGCCGTCGGTTCAGCGGCCGTCCAGGGTGGTGTCTTCAAGGAGCTAACGACGCCCCTGGGCCAGCAGATCATGCGGATCGCCAAGTCGGCGGAGATGCGCTCCTTTATGGACACCTCTGTGCGTCCCTGCGACGATTTCTACGGCTATGCCTGCGGGAATTATGCGGCAATAAATGCGGCCACCTCGAAGAAAGACACCAGTATCCGCCAGCTTATGTTTGCCAACTATCTGCGTCGGGTGAGGCAGGTGCTCAACGAGCCCCGGATAAGTACAGATCGGCCGATGGAGGTGCGCGTCAAGTATTTCTACGAATCCTGCCTGGACACAGCGGCTTTGCGGACGAAACAGCGATCCCATCTACTCGGTGTTCTAAGGGAGTTTGGTGGAATGCCGGCGGTGGAGGGCAAGTCCTGGGACTACGTCGGTTTTGACGCCCTCGAGCTGATGGCTCAGTTGCTGCGACGCTACGGAAAGTTGACTCTACTGGGTGTCTATGTGGTTCCGGATCACTACAACTCCCAAATTAAACGCCTTCAGTTGGGCCAAAGGCTCGATCTCTTTGAGAGCGATGAGTTGGCCAATCTCTCAAAGAAGTTCGCGCTGAAGATGCGTCTGCGGAACCTCCTGGGTCTGTCGGAGGAGCGAGCTGGAAAGACTGCTGAGGAGATCATCGAACTGGAGTCCGAACTGTCGCGTAGTACGTTCGACCATAGAATTAACCGCGATCCGCGACTGATGCGCCGACTGACCACGCTGTCCGACATGAGCGATGCCTACGGACCGATTCTTAACGTGACTCGTTTTGTGACCTCCTGGCTGGGTTCCGAGTACAATCTACCGGTTTTCGAGTCGGTGCCCAGCTACCTTTTCCAGGTGAAGAAGATCCTGCTGAGCACTCCCAACCATGTGCTGGCCAACTATATGCTGTCCAGTCTGTTGACCGACTTCGAGATCACGGCGAatgaggagcagcagaaaacAATCTGTCACGAGCGGATCACCGAACTGTTTCCCGATGTGGTGGACCATATGGTGTACCACTCACTGGAGCAGCAAAGTCCGCACATAGCCAACGAGATGAGGAGTCTGTGGGTGGAGCTGAAGAACTCCTTCGAGGAAATGCTCAGTTCCCCGAACATTGAATGGCTGGAGGAGCGTACACGTGTGGAATTACTGGAAAAACTCAAGGGTATGTACTTCGAGATAGCCGGCGGCCAGGCGGTCAACTTTGAGGAGCTGTACGGCGATCTGGTGGTCAGCTCCGCCGATTATTACGGCAATGTGCAACGCCTGCTGGAGGTGAAGGCCAGCAATCTCCGTGCGGATCTAATGCGGGAGTCCAGCAGCATAAACTACTACTACGGCGTAACCGAGACTCCAATCTACGAGACAGAAACCAATCTTGTGGTGCTGCCGGTCAGCTATATGCAGCATCGCTATCTCTGGGACGATATTTATCCGGCTGCTCTTATGTACGGCACCTTGGGTTTCACGCTGGCTCACGAGATGGCCCACGGATTCGATGATCTCAACCGGCTCTACGACAGCAAGGGAAACCTCAACGACAACTGGAGCGCCCAGACCAAGGTGGGTTTCGAGCTGGTCAAGAATTGCCTGGCTGACCAGTTCAGTGGTATGCGGTACGGCAACTTGCGACTGCGTAGATTGGAGTCACAAGCTGAGAGTATAGCGGACAATGTGGGCATTCGCATTGCGCAGTCGGCGTACCGGAAGTGGTTGGATCAAGTAACGGTGGAGGAAACGGAAAGCCTGCCGCACATGACGCAGTCGCCGGATCAGCTTTTCTTCCTCAGCGCAGCCCAGTTCATGTGCTCGGATATCTATCCAGAAAGAAGAGCAAACTTTGTGCGACACAATCTCCATCCGCCATACGAGGCCAGGGTATTCGCCATGATGATCAACAGCCCAGCCTTCGCCGAGGCATTCCAGTGCAGCAACTCGACCAAGATGAATCCCCCAAACAAGTGCCTGATGTATTGA